The following coding sequences lie in one Synechococcus sp. PCC 7336 genomic window:
- a CDS encoding AMP-binding protein — translation MAIDLLSLLQQRSGGVWLASGGGDRFEQLFWKSRKELQTRSGQEESIRIALAERDSDRFLARFAAAHTSNCQVFLCNPGWGDREWSQMQEIVQPHWIWGECQLEVAIESRAVGTDLPGNAIAIPTGGTSGQLKFAMHTWSGLSSAAIGFQQHFGVSQVNSVCTLPLFHVSGLMQFVRSLLTGGQLAIASSSDFLGGNCLDLDPEGWFISLVPTQLQRSLSHPDLVRWLSRCRAVLLGGAPAWPQLLSRARSLNLPLAPTYGTTETAAQVATLKPADFLAGQQGCAQILPHVQLSILDEDDRPLPPNRPGRIAIASPCLALGYYPDRFQPDRLWSPQDIGYLDGDGYLHVLGRSSDTILSGGENVYPLEVEAALRATGRVRDVAVTGVADAEWGEAIAAICVLADRTADWHSLKMALDGQLAHYKHPRRWLAVAELPRNNRGKLDRRQLQALARNARPL, via the coding sequence CAAGGAACTGCAGACTCGGAGCGGGCAAGAGGAATCTATCCGAATCGCGCTCGCCGAGCGCGATTCGGATAGATTCCTAGCTCGATTTGCCGCCGCTCATACCTCAAACTGCCAAGTGTTTCTCTGCAATCCGGGTTGGGGCGATCGCGAATGGAGCCAAATGCAGGAAATCGTGCAACCTCATTGGATTTGGGGGGAATGCCAGCTTGAGGTTGCTATCGAATCTAGGGCAGTGGGAACCGATCTGCCTGGGAACGCGATCGCGATTCCCACAGGCGGCACCTCGGGCCAGCTCAAATTCGCAATGCATACCTGGTCCGGCTTGAGCTCGGCTGCAATCGGATTTCAACAGCATTTCGGTGTATCGCAGGTCAACTCGGTTTGTACGCTGCCGCTGTTTCACGTCAGCGGTTTGATGCAGTTCGTCCGATCGCTCCTCACGGGCGGTCAACTGGCGATCGCCTCCTCCTCAGATTTTCTGGGCGGGAACTGCCTGGATCTGGATCCAGAAGGCTGGTTTATCTCGCTGGTTCCCACTCAATTGCAGCGATCGCTCTCCCACCCAGACCTCGTTCGCTGGCTCAGCCGCTGTCGAGCCGTCCTCTTGGGCGGAGCCCCTGCTTGGCCACAATTGCTCTCCCGCGCCCGCAGCCTCAACCTCCCCCTCGCCCCCACCTACGGCACCACCGAAACCGCCGCCCAAGTCGCCACCCTCAAACCTGCAGATTTTCTCGCAGGCCAGCAAGGCTGCGCCCAGATCTTGCCCCACGTTCAACTCAGCATTCTGGATGAGGACGATCGCCCTCTCCCCCCCAATCGCCCCGGACGAATCGCGATCGCCTCCCCCTGCCTTGCTTTGGGTTACTATCCCGACCGGTTTCAGCCCGATCGCCTCTGGAGCCCGCAGGACATCGGCTATCTCGATGGAGACGGTTACCTGCACGTCTTAGGTCGCAGCAGCGATACCATTTTGAGCGGCGGCGAAAATGTCTACCCGCTGGAGGTCGAAGCTGCTCTTCGCGCCACAGGCCGAGTACGAGATGTCGCAGTTACGGGAGTTGCCGACGCGGAATGGGGAGAGGCGATCGCGGCGATCTGCGTGTTAGCGGATCGAACGGCCGATTGGCACAGCCTCAAAATGGCTCTGGACGGTCAACTAGCCCATTACAAACATCCCAGGCGCTGGCTGGCAGTGGCGGAACTGCCTCGCAACAATCGCGGCAAACTGGATCGCCGCCAACTGCAAGCCCTAGCCCGCAACGCTCGCCCCCTCTAG
- a CDS encoding thioesterase family protein has product MRFEYCRTIRFGDTDAAGVVYFAAVLSICHEAYEASLATTGIELRQYFSRGGIAVPIVHAEANYFQPMYCGEVYRVQLRPQSLSESSFAIAYELYPEGDWERVTVRAETRHMAIDPNNRSRVPLPDSIQAWLMSWSDR; this is encoded by the coding sequence ATGAGATTCGAATACTGTCGCACCATTCGGTTTGGAGATACGGACGCCGCTGGAGTTGTATATTTTGCTGCTGTCTTGTCAATCTGCCATGAAGCATATGAAGCATCGCTAGCCACAACAGGCATTGAGCTGCGACAGTATTTCAGTCGTGGCGGCATTGCAGTTCCGATCGTGCATGCTGAAGCGAATTACTTTCAGCCGATGTATTGCGGCGAAGTGTATAGAGTGCAGTTAAGACCTCAATCGCTGTCTGAGAGTAGCTTTGCGATCGCCTACGAGCTCTATCCCGAGGGGGATTGGGAACGAGTAACAGTGAGGGCTGAGACCCGGCATATGGCGATCGACCCTAATAACCGCAGTCGCGTTCCTCTGCCAGATTCGATACAGGCATGGTTGATGAGTTGGAGCGATCGCTAG
- a CDS encoding DUF4912 domain-containing protein codes for MSTERPPLEAMTLRELRVIASKYSVSRYSRMRKEELLQAIQDAEAKFSTSNSQVAEPVSQDTVSASKFSVGGVMDPVTLSDVDADLGELPGGYGTSRIVLLPRDPQWAYTYWDIPNEHKEDLRRQGGQQLALRMYDVTDLDFYSQGYHNLQEYPCDELAREWYLPIPVSDRSYIVEIGYRCADGRWLKLATSAAVTIPPTYPSDWIEDIFVTVPFDMDLNGKTIYKLREPYKRAAGMGAFGPDEASVTAATFKHAGGLDSQHVAGSLFGSRQMVPEETVSSFVFPSGAGMAAAAPWMASGSGLGLFSGASESLPQRSRKFWLVADAELIVYGATEPDATVTVAGRKIELNPDGTFRFHMAFPDGNIDFPIFAVAADGEQNREIHLTFDRDTLSRRTNTKAEAVEEFF; via the coding sequence ATGAGCACAGAACGTCCCCCATTAGAAGCGATGACACTGCGCGAACTGCGCGTCATCGCCTCCAAATACTCCGTCTCTCGCTACAGCCGCATGCGCAAAGAAGAACTGCTGCAAGCCATCCAAGATGCCGAAGCTAAGTTCTCGACCTCTAACAGTCAAGTGGCCGAGCCTGTCAGCCAAGATACCGTGTCTGCCAGCAAATTTAGCGTTGGTGGTGTGATGGATCCCGTCACTTTATCCGATGTCGATGCCGATCTGGGCGAACTCCCCGGCGGATACGGCACGAGCCGCATTGTTCTGCTGCCTCGCGATCCTCAATGGGCCTACACCTATTGGGATATCCCCAACGAGCACAAAGAAGACTTGCGCCGCCAAGGGGGGCAGCAATTGGCGCTGCGCATGTACGATGTCACCGACCTCGACTTCTACAGCCAGGGCTACCATAACTTGCAGGAGTATCCCTGCGATGAGCTGGCCCGCGAGTGGTATTTGCCCATTCCCGTCAGCGATCGCTCTTACATCGTAGAAATTGGCTATCGTTGCGCCGACGGTCGCTGGCTGAAGTTGGCCACCTCTGCTGCCGTAACCATTCCTCCCACCTACCCCTCCGACTGGATCGAAGACATCTTTGTTACCGTGCCGTTTGACATGGACCTCAACGGCAAGACCATCTACAAGCTGCGCGAGCCCTACAAGCGCGCTGCCGGTATGGGGGCATTCGGTCCCGACGAGGCCTCTGTGACTGCCGCAACCTTCAAACATGCTGGCGGTCTCGACAGTCAGCATGTCGCCGGTTCTCTCTTCGGCAGCCGACAGATGGTGCCTGAAGAAACTGTCAGCTCTTTTGTCTTCCCCTCTGGTGCAGGCATGGCTGCTGCTGCGCCGTGGATGGCTTCCGGCTCTGGCTTGGGCCTGTTCTCGGGCGCATCCGAATCGCTGCCCCAGCGCTCCCGCAAGTTCTGGTTGGTGGCTGATGCCGAGCTGATTGTTTACGGTGCTACCGAGCCCGACGCCACTGTGACCGTTGCCGGCCGCAAGATCGAGCTGAATCCCGATGGTACTTTCCGCTTCCACATGGCTTTCCCGGATGGCAACATCGACTTCCCCATCTTTGCTGTCGCTGCCGATGGCGAGCAAAACCGCGAGATCCACCTGACCTTCGATCGCGACACTCTCTCCCGTCGCACCAATACCAAAGCAGAAGCTGTCGAGGAGTTCTTTTAA
- a CDS encoding glycoside hydrolase family 57 protein, translating to MSQGYFALVLHAHLPFVRHPEQDFVLEEDWLFEAITETYAPLLLMFEGLERDGVDFRLTMSMTPPLVSMLRDPVLQDRYDEYLSKLEELAQLEAERNLTNGHIKYLAEFYVDEFHKVRDLWERYDRDLISAFKKFQDAGNLEIITCGATHGYLPLMQMYPEAVWAQLEVACQSYNEHFGCWPRGIWLPECAYYPGLERMIADVGLRYLITDGHGILYAKPRPKFGTYAPIVTETGVAVFGRDHESSQQVWSAQVGYPGDPVYREFYKDLGFEADYEYIKPYIMPNGQRKNTGIKYHKITGRGLDLGEKGLYDPYWAREKAAEHASNFMFNRERQIENLAGVMGRPPIVVSPYDAELFGHWWFEGPWFIDYFIRKSYYDQNTFRMTHLAEYLRENPTQQVCRPAQSSWGARGFHEYWLNDTNAWVYPHLHKAAERMIELSHREPADEVEWRALNQAARELLLAQSSDWAFIMKTGTMVPYAIRRTRSHLLRFNRLYDSLNAGKIDEQWLEGVEYMDNIFPEINYRTYRPLGAALSAGNGE from the coding sequence ATGTCCCAAGGCTATTTCGCGCTGGTCCTGCACGCTCACTTACCCTTCGTTCGCCATCCCGAACAAGATTTTGTCTTGGAAGAGGATTGGTTATTCGAGGCCATTACGGAAACCTATGCACCCCTACTACTCATGTTTGAGGGGTTAGAGCGGGATGGGGTTGATTTTCGCCTGACCATGTCGATGACGCCACCCTTAGTGTCAATGCTCCGGGACCCAGTCCTGCAAGACCGCTATGACGAGTATCTCAGCAAACTAGAAGAACTAGCACAGCTAGAAGCAGAGCGCAATCTCACCAACGGGCATATCAAATATCTGGCAGAGTTTTATGTCGACGAATTTCATAAAGTTCGCGACCTGTGGGAGCGCTACGATCGCGATCTCATCTCCGCCTTCAAAAAATTCCAAGACGCCGGCAACCTCGAAATCATCACCTGCGGAGCCACCCACGGCTACCTGCCCCTCATGCAGATGTATCCCGAGGCTGTCTGGGCTCAGTTAGAAGTGGCTTGCCAGAGCTACAACGAGCACTTCGGCTGCTGGCCCCGAGGCATCTGGCTGCCCGAATGTGCCTACTATCCCGGCCTAGAGCGCATGATCGCCGATGTGGGTCTGCGCTATCTGATTACCGACGGCCACGGTATTTTGTATGCTAAACCCCGCCCCAAATTCGGCACCTACGCCCCCATCGTCACCGAGACAGGAGTCGCGGTCTTCGGGCGCGATCACGAATCCTCTCAGCAGGTGTGGTCGGCTCAGGTGGGCTATCCCGGCGATCCGGTCTACCGAGAGTTCTATAAAGATCTGGGTTTTGAGGCCGATTACGAGTACATCAAGCCTTACATCATGCCTAATGGCCAGCGCAAGAATACGGGCATCAAGTATCACAAAATCACCGGTCGCGGCTTGGACCTGGGCGAGAAAGGACTTTACGATCCCTATTGGGCGCGGGAAAAGGCGGCAGAACACGCCAGCAACTTTATGTTCAACCGCGAGCGCCAAATCGAGAATTTAGCTGGGGTGATGGGGCGTCCGCCCATTGTGGTATCTCCCTACGACGCCGAGCTATTCGGTCACTGGTGGTTTGAAGGGCCGTGGTTTATCGACTATTTCATCCGCAAGAGCTACTACGACCAAAATACTTTCCGCATGACTCACTTAGCCGAGTATCTGCGGGAGAATCCCACTCAGCAGGTTTGCCGACCAGCCCAATCCAGTTGGGGGGCGCGAGGTTTCCACGAATATTGGCTCAATGACACCAATGCGTGGGTGTATCCCCACCTGCACAAGGCTGCCGAGCGCATGATCGAGCTGAGCCATCGCGAACCTGCTGACGAAGTCGAATGGCGCGCCCTCAACCAAGCGGCCAGGGAGTTACTGCTGGCCCAATCTTCTGACTGGGCCTTCATTATGAAGACGGGCACAATGGTTCCCTATGCCATTCGCCGCACGCGATCGCACCTACTGCGATTCAACCGCCTCTACGATTCCCTCAATGCTGGCAAGATTGACGAGCAGTGGTTGGAAGGTGTGGAATATATGGACAATATTTTCCCCGAAATAAACTACCGTACCTATCGCCCTTTAGGGGCAGCACTGTCAGCCGGCAATGGGGAATGA
- a CDS encoding ABC transporter ATP-binding protein — protein MFAIDRLTYHPAAAPEPILREVSLQLPPRQLGAIVGASGAGKSTLLEMLAGLARPTQGEIRWQDKGLAPAQLRKLAGLVFQFPERHFCGFTVVEELRFGHPELQLADVERVLELVGLEELPLERSPLDLSGGQQRRLALAVQLIRSPALLLLDEPTAGLDWSVTRQVVDLLARLKKNWSILAVTHDPESMRGIADVQWRLSDGCLTELAIA, from the coding sequence ATGTTTGCGATCGACCGCCTCACCTATCATCCCGCTGCCGCCCCCGAACCGATCTTGCGGGAGGTTTCGCTGCAGTTGCCCCCTCGTCAATTAGGGGCGATCGTGGGAGCGAGTGGGGCAGGTAAAAGTACGCTATTGGAGATGCTGGCAGGCTTGGCACGGCCCACCCAAGGGGAGATTCGCTGGCAGGATAAGGGGCTGGCACCGGCTCAGTTGCGGAAATTAGCGGGGTTGGTCTTTCAGTTTCCAGAGCGGCATTTTTGCGGGTTTACGGTGGTGGAGGAACTGCGATTTGGGCATCCCGAACTGCAACTGGCAGATGTGGAGCGGGTGTTGGAGTTGGTGGGGTTGGAGGAGCTCCCGCTAGAGCGATCGCCTCTCGACCTGAGTGGCGGTCAGCAGCGGCGCTTGGCGCTGGCGGTGCAGCTGATTCGCAGTCCTGCTCTGTTGTTGCTAGACGAACCGACAGCGGGCTTAGACTGGTCGGTTACCCGCCAGGTTGTGGATTTGTTGGCGCGGCTGAAAAAGAATTGGTCCATTTTGGCGGTCACCCACGATCCCGAATCCATGCGGGGGATTGCAGATGTGCAGTGGCGGTTGAGTGACGGCTGTTTGACGGAATTGGCGATCGCCTAG
- a CDS encoding Sll0314/Alr1548 family TPR repeat-containing protein — protein sequence MLNLRDRFFSFTHPHLVQTCAIALGTALLLQAPAARASDPFRVGSEARPMPPEVSTAIDTYFCEGNYTHLPAQLDAAETAVPNEPMVYLARAAYAYIQEDYEAIPPMVDKTLQVSTALEASDPIRSHIYAGVSYGMRAGHRVVEDGIALGLPRALPDVNKMFGELRAARRIDPNDPELNLVSGFIDLLLTRHEEAIEQFERVNYPPHLAYRAQALAFRDMGNDEEALERVDLAIATGCDNPELYYLKAQILRKLQEHQASLDWFDRALAYSDQLPEPVIEQIQYERGRTNRHFQRLQQQAAASSET from the coding sequence ATGCTGAACCTTCGCGATCGCTTCTTTTCCTTTACTCATCCCCATTTAGTGCAGACCTGTGCGATCGCACTGGGGACCGCCCTCCTCCTGCAGGCTCCTGCCGCTCGGGCCAGCGATCCCTTCCGGGTCGGCAGCGAGGCACGCCCAATGCCTCCAGAAGTTTCCACAGCGATAGACACCTACTTTTGCGAGGGCAATTACACCCACTTGCCCGCCCAGTTGGATGCGGCAGAGACGGCAGTCCCCAATGAACCGATGGTGTATCTAGCCAGAGCGGCATACGCTTACATTCAAGAAGACTACGAGGCCATTCCCCCAATGGTGGATAAAACTCTGCAGGTATCCACCGCCCTCGAGGCGAGCGATCCCATCCGCAGCCACATCTACGCTGGGGTGAGTTACGGCATGAGAGCCGGCCATCGGGTGGTGGAGGACGGCATCGCTCTGGGCTTGCCTCGTGCCCTGCCCGATGTCAACAAAATGTTTGGCGAATTGCGGGCCGCCCGCCGCATCGACCCCAATGACCCGGAATTGAATCTGGTGAGTGGGTTTATCGATTTGCTGCTGACGCGACACGAGGAGGCGATCGAGCAATTCGAGCGGGTGAACTATCCCCCCCATCTGGCCTACCGCGCTCAGGCGCTGGCTTTTCGCGACATGGGCAACGACGAGGAAGCTTTAGAAAGGGTGGATCTCGCTATCGCCACCGGCTGCGACAACCCCGAGCTGTACTATCTCAAAGCTCAAATTCTGCGCAAATTGCAAGAGCATCAGGCGAGTTTGGATTGGTTCGATCGAGCCCTCGCCTATTCCGACCAACTCCCCGAGCCTGTGATCGAGCAAATTCAATACGAACGCGGTCGCACCAACAGACATTTTCAGCGTTTGCAGCAACAGGCTGCAGCTTCGAGCGAAACTTAG
- a CDS encoding XRE family transcriptional regulator, with translation MGEPITTPFEDILAQLPEERRARIEQRTEELIAREMALQQLRESLGLSQPEIDTILDMNQDSGSRLDKQRECLISTLREYIVAAGGHLRLVAEFSDDRPPIDLSIFANDI, from the coding sequence ATGGGCGAGCCAATCACCACACCCTTTGAGGACATCTTGGCGCAACTACCGGAGGAGCGGCGCGCGCGGATCGAGCAACGTACGGAAGAACTGATTGCGCGGGAAATGGCGTTACAACAGTTGCGAGAATCCCTAGGTCTCAGTCAACCAGAGATAGACACCATCTTAGATATGAACCAAGACAGTGGCTCGCGACTGGACAAACAGCGCGAATGCCTGATCTCGACATTACGAGAGTATATCGTCGCGGCAGGCGGTCATTTGCGACTGGTCGCCGAGTTTTCCGACGATCGCCCCCCTATAGATCTGTCGATCTTTGCTAATGACATTTGA
- a CDS encoding type II toxin-antitoxin system RelE/ParE family toxin produces MSNGWTVLFHRVFKAEFAEFAEGVQDEILVSVGFLKFAGPQLGRPRVDTLKGSKHSNMKELRFKAAGGVWRVAFAFDPERRAVLLVAGNKSGTSEKRFYQRLIATADVRFDEYLATLRRDR; encoded by the coding sequence ATGAGTAACGGTTGGACTGTTCTCTTTCACAGAGTGTTCAAAGCTGAATTTGCCGAATTCGCGGAGGGGGTTCAGGATGAGATACTGGTGTCTGTTGGTTTCTTAAAGTTTGCAGGTCCGCAGCTAGGTCGGCCTCGGGTCGATACGCTCAAAGGCTCAAAGCACTCGAACATGAAAGAGTTGCGTTTCAAAGCTGCTGGCGGTGTGTGGCGTGTTGCCTTCGCGTTCGACCCTGAGAGACGAGCCGTTCTTTTGGTTGCTGGGAATAAATCTGGTACGAGCGAGAAGCGATTTTACCAACGGTTGATTGCGACGGCAGATGTGAGGTTTGACGAGTATTTGGCAACTTTGCGGAGGGATCGTTAA
- a CDS encoding CRISPR-associated endonuclease Cas3'', with product MTPFASAHTPNTIGQWHSLKEHLISVAQRASSNAEKLNCSRLGYYAGLWHDLGKYNPDFQSYLKRCHRASQSGDRAPSKSVPHAVQGAMLAAEICEPLACLIYGHHAGLPEPSKLDQLNDPKLSASFAAACQNAVSEGIPLAVADNLLQTGLPEAEDALGWELFLRLLFSCLVDADSLDTERHFDPEQAELREHSTTIDRLWPLLERSQQALMAEVKDRDTMVNRVRAEVYRNCVEAAGQAPGIFRLCVPTGGGKTRSGLAFAVRHAVAHHLDRVIVAVPYTSIIEQTVGVYREIFESLGSRTVLEHHSAAQFEGERRRNDGTPTRTLREETYEENARREYAAARLATQNWDAPLVVTTTVQLFESLFARKPSRCRKLHNLVGSVIVLYEFQKAEDSRGEIVPGLWLWRGGYDRELKGIALGDRPIAYDPLELIL from the coding sequence TTGACTCCTTTTGCGTCAGCACATACCCCCAATACGATTGGTCAATGGCATAGCCTGAAAGAACACCTCATCAGTGTTGCCCAAAGAGCTTCGTCAAATGCGGAAAAGTTGAATTGCTCGCGTTTGGGATACTATGCAGGGCTCTGGCACGACCTGGGGAAATACAATCCTGACTTTCAGAGCTACCTAAAACGCTGCCACCGAGCATCCCAATCGGGCGATCGCGCTCCCTCGAAGTCAGTCCCCCACGCCGTGCAGGGGGCCATGCTGGCGGCAGAGATTTGCGAGCCACTGGCCTGTCTCATCTACGGCCACCATGCCGGACTGCCTGAACCTTCTAAGCTAGATCAATTGAACGATCCGAAACTTTCTGCGTCGTTTGCAGCAGCCTGTCAAAATGCCGTATCAGAAGGTATTCCCCTCGCAGTCGCTGACAACTTACTGCAGACTGGATTGCCAGAGGCTGAAGATGCTCTGGGCTGGGAACTGTTCCTGCGCTTGCTGTTTTCCTGTCTGGTGGATGCCGATTCTCTCGATACGGAACGGCATTTCGATCCGGAGCAAGCCGAGCTGCGCGAGCATTCCACGACCATCGATCGGCTTTGGCCCCTGCTAGAGCGATCGCAGCAGGCACTGATGGCCGAGGTTAAAGATCGAGACACGATGGTAAACCGAGTAAGGGCCGAGGTTTATCGCAATTGTGTGGAGGCAGCAGGTCAAGCTCCGGGAATCTTTCGTCTGTGCGTGCCGACGGGGGGTGGCAAAACTCGCAGCGGCTTGGCGTTTGCAGTGCGACATGCGGTCGCGCACCATCTCGATCGCGTCATTGTAGCCGTACCCTATACCAGCATCATCGAGCAGACGGTTGGAGTGTACCGCGAGATTTTCGAGTCGCTGGGGAGTCGCACTGTCTTAGAACACCACAGTGCTGCCCAGTTTGAAGGGGAAAGGCGACGCAACGACGGAACCCCAACGAGAACGCTGCGCGAAGAGACTTACGAGGAAAACGCTCGACGGGAATATGCGGCGGCCCGCCTAGCGACCCAGAACTGGGATGCCCCGCTGGTGGTGACGACGACAGTTCAACTCTTCGAGAGTCTGTTTGCGCGCAAGCCAAGCCGCTGTCGCAAGCTGCACAACCTGGTGGGTAGTGTCATCGTGCTATACGAGTTTCAAAAGGCTGAAGATAGCCGTGGGGAAATTGTGCCGGGGCTGTGGTTGTGGAGGGGTGGTTACGACCGAGAACTTAAGGGGATTGCGCTTGGCGATCGCCCTATCGCGTACGATCCTTTAGAGCTAATACTGTGA
- the clpP gene encoding ATP-dependent Clp endopeptidase proteolytic subunit ClpP: MACARNADNRQSPAQKPANPLTLKKSHRSKRLMIPTVIEQSARGERAFDIYSRLLRERIIFLGTDVSDASANLIVAQMLYLESDDPEKDIFLYINSPGGSVYSGMAIYDTMQHIQPDVSTICVGLAASMGAFLLAAGAKGKRMALPHARIMIHQPLGGAQGQATDIEIQAKEILYIKENLNGLLVHHTGQPIERIEQDTDRDFFMSPEEAREYGLVDRVVTKRPKPELTAV; this comes from the coding sequence ATCGCTTGCGCTCGAAATGCGGATAACCGCCAGTCCCCTGCCCAGAAGCCTGCTAATCCACTTACACTAAAGAAAAGCCACAGAAGCAAACGCCTCATGATCCCCACAGTTATCGAACAGTCGGCTCGCGGCGAACGGGCATTTGACATTTACTCTCGCCTCCTGCGCGAGCGCATCATCTTTTTAGGGACTGATGTCTCCGATGCCAGCGCCAACCTGATCGTGGCCCAAATGCTCTACCTCGAATCTGACGACCCCGAAAAAGATATCTTCCTCTACATCAATTCCCCTGGCGGTTCGGTTTATTCGGGCATGGCAATCTACGACACCATGCAGCACATCCAACCCGATGTCTCCACCATTTGCGTCGGTCTGGCTGCCAGCATGGGAGCCTTTTTGCTCGCCGCTGGAGCCAAAGGCAAGCGTATGGCTTTACCCCACGCCCGCATCATGATTCACCAACCCCTCGGCGGCGCTCAAGGTCAAGCCACAGACATCGAGATTCAGGCGAAAGAAATTCTCTACATCAAAGAGAATCTCAACGGCCTGCTCGTACACCACACCGGTCAGCCCATCGAACGCATCGAGCAAGATACCGATCGCGACTTTTTCATGTCCCCCGAAGAAGCCCGCGAGTACGGCCTGGTCGATCGCGTCGTCACCAAACGCCCCAAACCGGAACTCACTGCGGTTTAA